A window of the Branchiibius hedensis genome harbors these coding sequences:
- a CDS encoding FtsK/SpoIIIE domain-containing protein, translating to MRTFVGRGRARALAQPVASLIADAGEAANAVEDGATTTMAASLAAMLASDGTSLFSVPGYAWIDGVDGARDAAEVGSWVSGVGPLQFTVGYARCAGVQVETATSTQRQLVTSSFDAANWAPVVVDFDHRGGFITGDYNAITQVTLQMLALLPAGHCRVRVVDPVQLGKSADFLHRLGDAGESVLGNRIETTAPGFVRLLEELEAHITYVTRKFLQGEFSSLTDFNLAAGEVAEPYRLVLIYDLMTACERSPGNPDPDLWIRLQKIINAGPRCGVFVIGHAAQIPPDVQEHYLDSLLLMHEQPSDDWIRSVFGEVVESYHGEGPIRSVEPRWVTRGLSPLADATLAALRGRITGAIRSADDVVVTPAESARVARAKSEREQGSSVPGRMAIDPDDPLTWWKGNSADGIAARFGRAGARDVAELVFASDTRSNALVAGVPGSGKSVWLHSVVMDLVLAYSPVELELYLVDFKEGVEFNEYARKGLRHARVIAIESDRDFGLSVLENIDREIERRGVLFKASGGRDVNIATYRETTGEAIPRVLLVMDEFQKLFERDDRLATRAGELLDRIIRQGRAFGVHVLLATQTLSGHDGLKRHTLQQVTTRVALRCSVDESRLILAENNMDASLLSRPGEGLINYAGGNKDANVRFQATFWSPDARAQALDQISKLLDAAGVGDIPWVFNGAEPVPARGLADLVRGSNPNRTLALPVGMPYLIGQDALMRLRRVAGGHGLFLGTESWAEVNSAAVAALVDGAEVRFVLAPTDDLEIENAFEEVLGLGATPVIRSRVSEAFNELAQVVRERHDATRYRDRAIVFAVPMLHRMRMLDLTDYANEVVEAAETILKDGPEVGVHLILGVDGVAGLDRRLTSNQLREVGVRVTGRLSREDALRLLDSDQPSGLKEHELYLDDMEAGTARRAQRFERVPPQEMFALLTSATDSEHHGE from the coding sequence GTGCGCACTTTCGTCGGGCGCGGTCGGGCCCGCGCGCTTGCGCAACCTGTGGCAAGCCTCATCGCGGACGCAGGTGAGGCAGCCAACGCAGTCGAAGACGGCGCGACAACCACGATGGCCGCGAGTCTAGCGGCGATGCTTGCAAGCGACGGCACTTCGCTGTTCAGTGTCCCTGGATATGCCTGGATCGATGGCGTCGACGGTGCCCGTGATGCGGCGGAGGTCGGGTCGTGGGTGAGCGGGGTGGGGCCGTTGCAGTTCACCGTGGGCTACGCCCGCTGCGCCGGGGTCCAAGTCGAGACAGCCACCTCCACGCAGCGACAGTTAGTCACCTCATCATTCGACGCGGCCAATTGGGCTCCCGTCGTCGTGGATTTCGATCATCGCGGTGGGTTCATCACCGGTGACTACAACGCCATCACGCAGGTCACGCTTCAGATGCTGGCTCTGCTCCCAGCCGGACATTGCAGGGTGCGCGTGGTTGATCCGGTCCAGCTGGGCAAGAGCGCCGATTTCTTGCACCGCCTCGGCGACGCTGGCGAGAGCGTCCTGGGCAACCGCATCGAGACAACAGCCCCGGGGTTCGTTAGGCTTTTGGAGGAGTTGGAAGCCCACATTACCTACGTGACGCGCAAGTTCCTGCAAGGAGAGTTCAGCAGTCTCACTGACTTCAACCTCGCCGCTGGCGAAGTCGCTGAGCCCTACCGGCTTGTGTTGATCTATGACCTGATGACCGCTTGCGAACGGTCCCCGGGCAACCCAGACCCAGACCTCTGGATCCGATTGCAGAAGATCATCAATGCCGGACCTCGCTGCGGAGTGTTCGTCATTGGCCACGCGGCGCAGATTCCCCCGGACGTACAGGAGCACTATCTGGACTCGTTGCTGCTGATGCATGAGCAACCCTCGGACGACTGGATCCGATCTGTGTTCGGCGAGGTCGTTGAGTCATACCACGGTGAAGGTCCGATCCGCAGCGTCGAGCCGCGCTGGGTGACCCGGGGTCTTTCACCCTTGGCCGACGCGACGCTTGCGGCGTTGCGCGGGCGAATTACCGGCGCCATCCGGTCGGCTGACGACGTCGTCGTCACCCCCGCAGAGTCAGCACGGGTCGCGCGCGCCAAGTCCGAGCGGGAGCAGGGCTCGAGCGTGCCGGGGCGTATGGCGATCGACCCCGACGATCCGTTGACCTGGTGGAAAGGCAATTCCGCGGACGGGATCGCCGCCCGATTCGGTCGTGCCGGTGCGCGGGACGTCGCCGAACTCGTCTTCGCTTCGGACACGCGAAGCAACGCCTTAGTCGCCGGCGTGCCGGGCTCCGGCAAATCCGTGTGGCTGCACTCGGTCGTGATGGATCTCGTCCTCGCCTACTCCCCGGTCGAGCTGGAGCTTTACCTCGTCGACTTCAAGGAGGGCGTCGAGTTCAACGAGTACGCGCGCAAGGGGCTGCGGCACGCCCGTGTCATCGCAATCGAATCCGACCGTGATTTCGGTTTGTCCGTACTGGAGAACATTGACCGTGAGATCGAACGTCGCGGAGTGCTGTTTAAGGCCTCGGGTGGTCGGGACGTTAACATCGCCACCTACCGCGAAACCACTGGTGAAGCAATTCCCCGGGTCCTGTTGGTCATGGACGAGTTCCAAAAACTGTTCGAGCGAGACGACCGGCTGGCGACTCGCGCAGGCGAACTGCTCGACCGCATCATCCGGCAGGGACGGGCGTTTGGGGTGCACGTCCTGTTAGCGACACAAACGCTGTCCGGTCACGACGGACTAAAGCGGCACACCTTGCAGCAGGTCACCACCCGCGTCGCGTTGCGCTGCTCTGTTGATGAGTCACGCCTGATCCTCGCGGAGAACAACATGGATGCCTCCCTGTTGAGCCGGCCGGGCGAGGGGTTAATCAACTACGCGGGCGGGAACAAGGACGCCAACGTTCGTTTTCAGGCGACCTTCTGGTCGCCCGACGCCCGCGCGCAAGCGCTGGATCAGATCTCGAAGCTGTTGGATGCCGCCGGTGTCGGCGACATCCCATGGGTGTTTAACGGCGCTGAGCCCGTTCCGGCGCGCGGACTGGCCGATCTTGTGCGCGGCAGCAACCCCAACCGGACGTTAGCTCTTCCGGTCGGGATGCCGTATCTGATCGGGCAGGACGCGTTGATGCGGTTGCGCCGGGTTGCCGGTGGCCACGGGCTGTTCCTCGGCACGGAGTCTTGGGCGGAGGTGAACAGTGCAGCGGTTGCTGCTCTAGTCGATGGTGCCGAAGTCCGGTTCGTGCTGGCGCCCACCGATGACCTCGAGATCGAGAATGCTTTCGAAGAAGTCCTCGGACTGGGCGCAACACCGGTCATCCGCAGTCGTGTGAGCGAAGCGTTCAACGAACTCGCTCAGGTGGTGCGCGAGCGACACGATGCGACTCGATATCGCGACCGGGCAATCGTGTTCGCCGTGCCGATGCTGCATCGGATGCGCATGCTCGACCTTACCGACTACGCCAATGAGGTGGTGGAGGCGGCCGAAACGATCCTGAAGGATGGCCCCGAGGTCGGCGTACATCTCATCCTCGGTGTGGACGGCGTCGCAGGGTTGGATCGCAGACTGACATCGAACCAGCTGCGCGAAGTTGGGGTGCGGGTAACTGGACGGCTTTCTAGGGAGGATGCCCTGCGTCTGCTGGACAGTGACCAACCCAGTGGGTTGAAGGAACACGAGCTTTACCTCGACGACATGGAGGCCGGAACGGCCCGGCGAGCCCAGCGCTTCGAACGAGTCCCGCCCCAAGAGATGTTCGCGTTGTTAACGTCGGCGACCGACAGCGAGCACCACGGTGAGTGA
- a CDS encoding IS481 family transposase: MVHANAPLSATGRLRLARCVVDDGWPLRRAADRFGVSVTTAHRWAARYRQHGAAGMCDRPSRPQSCPHRTSRRRERRVLGLRVSRRWGPARIAYHLGMNPATVHRILTRYRCLRLSWTDPATGAPVRAGRRKVVRYERDAPGDLVHVDIKKLGRIPDGGGHRVHGRAAGKANSRATSSSGRGYAYLHHAVDDHSRYAYSEILADEKKETATAFMQRAVAHFAQVGITTDRVMTDNGSCYRSHLFRNMLQDHGITHKRTRPYTPKTNGKVERFNRTLTEEWAYARPYTSETERAAAYEDFLHIYNHHRAHTALKGGSPADRVPNLAGHYS, translated from the coding sequence ATGGTCCACGCTAATGCCCCGCTTTCTGCGACTGGTCGCCTGCGCCTGGCGCGGTGCGTGGTGGACGATGGGTGGCCGTTGCGGCGGGCCGCAGACCGGTTCGGGGTCTCGGTCACCACCGCGCACCGCTGGGCGGCCCGGTACCGCCAGCATGGTGCGGCGGGGATGTGCGATCGTCCCAGCCGGCCCCAGTCATGTCCGCACCGCACCAGTAGGCGCCGGGAACGGCGAGTCCTGGGGTTACGGGTTTCGCGGCGGTGGGGGCCGGCCCGGATCGCCTACCACCTGGGGATGAATCCGGCCACGGTGCACCGCATCCTGACCCGGTACCGGTGTCTTCGGTTGTCCTGGACGGACCCGGCCACTGGTGCCCCGGTACGGGCCGGTCGTCGAAAGGTGGTGCGCTACGAACGCGACGCCCCGGGTGATTTGGTCCACGTGGACATCAAGAAGCTGGGCCGCATCCCCGATGGGGGTGGACACCGGGTCCATGGCCGCGCTGCGGGGAAAGCTAACTCCCGTGCTACCTCCAGCAGTGGGCGGGGGTATGCCTACCTGCACCACGCGGTCGATGACCACTCCCGGTACGCCTACTCAGAGATCCTGGCCGATGAGAAGAAGGAGACCGCGACCGCGTTCATGCAACGGGCGGTGGCGCACTTCGCGCAGGTCGGGATCACCACGGACCGGGTGATGACCGACAACGGGTCCTGTTACCGCTCCCACCTATTCCGGAACATGCTGCAGGACCATGGGATCACCCATAAACGCACCCGCCCCTACACCCCGAAAACCAACGGGAAAGTCGAGCGGTTCAACCGGACCCTGACCGAGGAGTGGGCCTACGCCCGCCCCTACACCAGCGAGACCGAACGCGCCGCCGCGTACGAGGACTTCCTGCACATCTACAATCACCACCGCGCACACACCGCGCTCAAAGGTGGCTCACCCGCAGACCGCGTACCCAACCTGGCGGGGCACTACAGCTAG